One genomic window of Punica granatum isolate Tunisia-2019 chromosome 1, ASM765513v2, whole genome shotgun sequence includes the following:
- the LOC116192313 gene encoding uncharacterized protein LOC116192313 — protein MEASSSGFSAMAPPVFDGENYQAWAVKMTAFMESCYLWEAVEEDYEVTPLPNNPTMAQIELHKEKKTRKAKEEYEGDEKIRGMKVLNLLREFERLQMEERETVKEFADRLVEIANKIRVLETDIKDDRLVQKILVSVPERFEATIASLENTKELSDIKLAKVLSALQAQEQGSIMRRKRIAEQGMVE, from the exons ATGGAGGCAAGTTCGAGTGGATTCTCTGCCATGGCACCACCTGTGTTCGATGGGGAGAATTATCAAGCATGGGCTGTGAAGATGACAGCTTTTATGGAAAGCTGTTATTTGTGGGAAGCAGTGGAAGAAGACTACGAGGTGACTCCCCTTCCTAACAATCCAACCATGGCTCAGATCGAGCTGCACAAGGAGAAGAAGACCAGAAAGGCAAAG GAAGAATATGAAGGAGATGAGAAGATCCGAGGTATGAAAGTGTTAAAtttgttgagagaatttgaaaggCTTCAgatggaagagagagagactgtgAAGGAGTTTGCTGATAGGCTTGTGGAGATTGCTAACAAGATTAGAGTGTTAGAAACTGATATCAAGGATGATAGGCTGGTGCAAAAGATTCTGGTTTCTGTACCAGAAAGGTTCGAGGCAACTATTGCTTCATTGGAGAATACTAAGGAACTTTCTGACATCAAACTTGCTAAAGTACTTAGTGCTTTGCAGGCTCAAGAGCAGGGAAGTATtatgagaagaaaaagaattgcTGAACAAGGAATGGTTGAATGA